The DNA segment AACGTCGACCACGCCGTCGCCGAGCTCCTCGGGGTGCTCGACACCATGCCCCAGTCGGCCGAGGTCATCCTCGTCGACGACGGCAGCCCCGACGCCACCGGCGCGATGGCGATGGCCTGGCACGACCGCGACCCCCGGGTCCGGGTCATCC comes from the Candidatus Dormiibacterota bacterium genome and includes:
- a CDS encoding glycosyltransferase, which produces MAAVEMTPFAAEVSMGAETDEYAVDLSVVVPLYKEEENVDHAVAELLGVLDTMPQSAEVILVDDGSPDATGAMAMAWHDRDPRVRVI